A stretch of the Capsicum annuum cultivar UCD-10X-F1 chromosome 10, UCD10Xv1.1, whole genome shotgun sequence genome encodes the following:
- the LOC107844603 gene encoding uncharacterized protein LOC107844603, whose translation MPKPVSKEKQVDNANRLIHDELHYNRYSLLVEHQQLVMNLTSELKLVYDKIMAAVNEDKDPISTIVDSAYPEFYCHSNDIDYLQQREILALTLDMVDSINEFMVSLNHNPEKTYLSSDTVCMSNHSFTAWEYVHTPEFLNSIKCSGIRNHLITLKVGVPIMLLRNIDQSSGLCNGTRMIIKRPRDRVIEAKVLSGKMVGEKIFIPRMSLTPLDARIPFKFQRRQFPIIISFAMIIKKSQGQSLSHVRLFLKKSVFTHGQLYVALSWVISRKVLKILSYDDGGNITNEVKKVVYKKFFRNLV comes from the exons ATGCCAAAACCTGTTTCCAAGGAGAAACAAGTGGACAATGCCAATAGATTAATCCATGATGAATTGCATTATAACAGGTACTCTTTGTTGGTTGAACACCAACAATTAGTAATGAATTTGACGTCTGAACTAAAGTTGGTGTATGACAAAATAATGGCAGCGGTGAATGAAGACAAAG ATCCAATATCAACAATTGTAGATAGTGCATATCCTGAATTCTATTGTCACTCCAATGATATAGATTACCTCCAACAAAGAGAAATTCTTGCTTTGACTCTAGACATGGTGGACTCGATCAATGAATTTATGGTATCACTTAATCATAATCCTGAGAAGACATATCTGAGTTCTGATACAGTTTGTATGTCTAATCATTCTTTTACGGCATGGGAGTATGTGCACACACCAGAATTCCTAAACAGTATTAAGTGTTCTGGAATTCGTAATCACTTAATCACATTGAAGGTAGGTGTACCGATAATGTTATTGAGAAACATAGATCAATCATCAGGATTGTGTAATGGGACGAGGATGATCATCAAAAGACCTAGAGATCGGGTTATAGAAGCTAAGGTTTTATCAGGCAAAATGGTAGGTGAAAAAATATTTATCCCAAGAATGAGTTTGACACCATTGGATGCAAGAATACCTTTCAAGTTTCAGCGAAGACAATTTCCCATCATTATCTCATTTGCTATGATCATCAAGAAAAGTCAAGGCCAATCATTGTCTCATGTTAGgttatttttgaagaaatcagTATTTACCCATGGACAATTATATGTTGCTCTTTCATGGGTGATAAGTAGGAAGGTATTAAAGATTTTATCCTACGATGATGGAGGAAATATAACAAACGAAGTTAAAAAAGTAGTGTACAAAAAGTTTTTTCGTAATTTAGTTTga